A region of Ictidomys tridecemlineatus isolate mIctTri1 chromosome 4, mIctTri1.hap1, whole genome shotgun sequence DNA encodes the following proteins:
- the LOC101968648 gene encoding olfactory receptor 5B2 translates to MDLGHILKHNFKMSYLENSTQVNEFTLLGLTHTPELQVPLFLMFTLIYFITLTGNLGMITLILLDSRLHTPMYFFLSHLSLVDCVYSSAVTPKVIAGLLTGDKVISYSGCAAQMFFFVAFASVDCLLLAVMAYDRHAAVCTPLHYTTTMTTSVCVHMAVACYLWGLVESASYTGFTFSLSFCRSNVVHHFFCDILPILALSCSDTYMNETVLYILTAFNVFFALVVILTSYLFIFIAVLRMRSAEGQKKAFSTCASHLTAVSIFYGTIIFMYLQPSSSHAMDNDQMASVFYTMIVPMLNPIVYSLRNKEVHRAFKKAMEKMMTLFRT, encoded by the exons ATGGATTTAGGGCATATATTGAAG CACAATTTCAAGATGTCATACCTGGAGAACAGTACTCAGGTGAATGAGTTCACACTCTTGGGATTGACCCACACCCCAGAGCTGCAAGTTCCCCTCTTCCTAATGTTCACCCTCATCTATTTCATCACTCTCACTGGGAACCTGGGGATGATCACGTTGATCCTGCTGGACTCCCgtctccacacccccatgtactttttcctcagtcaCCTCTCCCTGGTGGACTGCGTTTACTCCTCGGCCGTGACTCCCAAGGTGATAGCTGGGCTTCTCACAGGGGATAAAGTGATCTCCTACAGCGGATGTGCTGCTCAAATGTTCTTCTTTGTGGCTTTTGCCAGCGTGGACTGCCTCCTGCTGGCTGTCATGGCCTATGACCGTCATGCAGCGGTCTGCACACCCTTGCATTacaccaccaccatgaccaccaGTGTGTGTGTCCACATGGCTGTGGCCTGCTACCTCTGGGGCTTGGTCGAATCTGCCTCCTACACCGGGTTcaccttctccctctccttctgccGTTCCAATGTGGTCCATCACTTTTTCTGTGATATCCTCCCAATCCTTGCCCTCTCCTGCTCTGATACCTACATGAATGAGACTGTGCTGTACATCTTGACAGCCTTCAATGTCTTTTTTGCCCTGGTGGTTATCCTGACCTCCTATCTGTTCATATTCATTGCCGTCCTGAGGATGCGCTCAGCAGAAGGGCAGAAGAAAGCCTTTTCCACCTGTGCATCTCACCTCACCGCCGTGAGCATCTTCTACGGAACCATCATCTTCATGTACTTACAGCCCAGCTCTAGCCATGCCATGGACAATGACCAAATGGCCTCTGTCTTCTATACCATGATAGTTCCCATGTTGAACCCAATCGTCTATAGTTTAAGGAACAAAGAGGTTCATAGGGCTTTCAAGAAAGCCATGGAGAAGATGATGACTCTTTTCCGCACATGA